From Falco cherrug isolate bFalChe1 chromosome 4, bFalChe1.pri, whole genome shotgun sequence, one genomic window encodes:
- the AMZ1 gene encoding archaemetzincin-1 isoform X2 yields MLQCKHAQEFSFGPRALKDALISTNPALQELYAKAFSRAEKLFLSEAYNPQRTLFCTLLIRTAFDWLLSHPDAPEDFETFYHAMLRRKQNFYRKHIYLQPIDLIDGPAGLSLLDSLQSCVESFFLGLRVKCLPSIPISSIHCCYRHSRDSDRVQLHADGVLNFLKNNKPMDALCVLGLTLLDLYPCETWSFTFSKFLPGQGDLPRDLPPDGAGDLPLAAVHHAGRAEPGRSPAAASGAMSHLPSETAACCGLQTR; encoded by the exons CTGCAGTGCAAACACGCTCAGGAATTCAGCTTCGGGCCCCGGGCTCTGAAGGACGCGCTGATCTCCACCaacccagccctgcaggagctCTATGCCAAAGCTTTCTCCAGGGCGGAGAAGCTGTTCCTCTCGGAAGCCTACAACCCGCAGAGAACGCTCTTCTGCACACTGCTCATCCGGACAGCTTTTGACTGGCTCCTCAGCCACCCCGATGCCCCTGAGGACTTTGAGACATTCTATCACGCCATGCTAAGGAGGAAGCAGAACTTCTATCGGAAGCATATTTACCTGCAACCTATAG ACTTAATCGATGGGCCTGCTGGGCTCTCGCTGCTGGATTCCCTTCAGAGCTGTGTTGAGTCTTTCTTCCTGGGACTCCGTGTGAAGTgccttccctccatccccatcTCTTCCATTCACTGCTGCTATCGCCACAGCCGGGACTCAGACAGGGTGCAGCTTCATGCAG ATGGGGTCCTGAATTTCTTGAAGAACAACAAGCCCATGGATGCCCTGTGTGTCCTTGGACTCACTCTGCTGGACCTTTACCCATGTGAGACCTGGAGCTTCACATTCAGCAAATTCCTGCCAGGACAAG GTGACCTGCCACGAGATCTGCCACCTGATGGGGCTGGGGACCTGCCGCTGGCTGCAGTGCATCATGCAGGGCGCGCTGAGCCTGGACGAAGCCCTGCTGCGGCCTCTGGAGCCATGTCCCATCTGCCTTCGGAAACTGCAGCATGTTGTGGGCTTCAAACTCGTTGA